From Vigna unguiculata cultivar IT97K-499-35 chromosome 5, ASM411807v1, whole genome shotgun sequence, the proteins below share one genomic window:
- the LOC114183483 gene encoding protein SRG1-like has product MAETKNPSGTSLLVPSVQELAKQNLATVPQRYIQPQHQQQVVHISQQPNVGTLEIPVIDMHRLLSQESGTSELDKLHFACKEWGFFQLINHGVSPSLVEKVKVEIKEFFNLPMSEKKRFWQSPEHMEGFGQAFVVSEYQKLDWADLFFMTVLPKQLRMPHLFPQLPPSFRESLEVYSEELQNLAKMIVEEMGKSLKMEEREMRELFENGMQSMRMNYYPACPEAEKVIGLTPHSDGVGLTILLQVSEVEGLQVRKDGMWILVKPLPNAFIVNIGDMLEIISNGIYRSVEHRAVVNSARERISIATFHTPKHDGVLAPAPSLITEKTPPRFQKTELKEFLANLFARKLDGKSYLDTLRL; this is encoded by the exons ATGGCAGAGACCAAGAACCCATCAGGTACTTCACTTTTGGTACCATCAGTTCAAGAGTTGGCCAAACAAAATTTGGCTACTGTTCCACAAAGATACATTCAACCtcaacatcaacaacaagtGGTGCATATTTCTCAACAACCTAATGTTGGTACCCTTGAGATTCCAGTTATTGACATGCACAGATTGCTTTCTCAAGAATCTGGAACTTCAGAATTGGATAAGCTTCACTTTGCTTGCAAGGAATGGGGATTCTTCCAg CTGATAAACCATGGAGTTAGCCCTTCCTTGGTGGAGAAAGTGAAGGTGGAGATTAAGGAGTTCTTCAACCTTCCAATGTCAGAGAAGAAAAGGTTTTGGCAGAGTCCAGAACATATGGAAGGTTTTGGACAAGCTTTTGTTGTGAGTGAATATCAAAAGCTTGATTGGGCTGACCTTTTCTTTATGACTGTTCTTCCAAAACAATTGAGAATGCCTCACTTATTTCCTCAACTCCCTCCTTCCTTCAG GGAGAGTTTAGAAGTTTACTCAGAGGAACTTCAAAATCTAGCGAAGATGATTGTTGAAGAAATGGGAAAATCTCTGAAGATGGAAGAAAGAGAGATGAGAGAGTTATTTGAAAATGGGATGCAATCTATGAGGATGAACTATTATCCAGCATGTCCCGAAGCAGAAAAGGTTATTGGGCTGACACCTCATTCAGATGGGGTTGGGCTGACTATCCTTCTACAAGTGAGTGAAGTTGAAGGGTTGCAGGTAAGAAAAGATGGCATGTGGATTCTGGTCAAACCCTTACCTAATGCCTTCATTGTCAACATAGGTGACATGTTGGAG ATTATAAGTAATGGAATATACAGAAGTGTTGAGCATCGTGCAGTAGTGAACTCTGCAAGAGAAAGAATTTCAATTGCCACATTCCACACTCCAAAACATGATGGTGTGTTAGCTCCTGCACCAAGCTTGATCACTGAAAAAACACCACCACGCTTCCAAAAAACTGAACTGAAGGAGTTTTTGGCCAACCTTTTTGCTCGTAAACTCGATGGAAAGTCTTACTTAGATACCTTGCGACTATAA